The segment CCCCCTCGCTTACCGGGGCGGTGGTGCCGGCGGGGCGATGCGCCGCCTGGCCGAGGCCATCGCCGGCGGGCTGGCGGAGCTGTTGGGGCCGGACGCCGACTGGCGTGCCAACGGCCATGCCGCCTACCGGGAGGCGGCCCTGGGCAACGTCACGTGGACACCGGTCACCGAGGCCACCTTTGACGCGGCCGTGGTGGGAATCGGCAGTGGGCGAGCCGTGGTCGTCGTCGCCACGGACGAGGACTGAGGCGGCAGGAACGTTCCGGCGCGGCAACGGCGAGCCGGTCTCCCGGAAGTACACCACCGAACACCACCGGCGCCGCGTGCGTCTTCAGCGTGCAGGTCCTGGAGGCCATGCGGAACCTCGGCCTGGACGTCTCCAAGGACGACGCCCACGGCTTCATGTGTGCCTGGCACCACGTCAACCACTACCTCGGCACGCCGGAGAAGTGGCTGCTGCCCAAGGACGCCGACGAGATCGACCGCCTGTGGAAGCAGGAACGCGACAGGGAGTGGAAGAAGACCGACGACGGCGTCTTCATGACCACCCAGGCCGTCAAGTGCTACAAGAGTTCGCGGCCATCTCCGGCGGGGATGAGAACACCGTCCGGGAGGAGCATCGGGCGGCTGCGGGTTCCGGCCCGCGCTCCGATCACCTGTCAGGGTCCCGAGGGCCGGGCCGCCTGCGGGACAGTCCCGGCACCGACCACGGCGCGGTGCGTGCGGGCAGCCACCCTGGCCCGGCCCGTGTGACAGCGTCCGGCTCGGCCTTCGGCGCGCCCCGAGCGCCCTCCGTGAGAAGGGACGGCGGGGCGGGTCTCTGGGGGGCGCCTAGGTAGGTGAGGACCGCGAGGACGCGCCGGTGGCCGCTGTCCTCGGGTGGGAGTCCGAGCTTCAGGAAGATGTTGCCGACGTGCTTGTGCACGGCCCGCTCGGTGACGACGAGCCGATCGGCGATCTCGGAGTTGCCGTATCCCTGGGCCATCATCGCGAGTACCTCGCGTTCGCGTTCCGTCAGCCTGCTCAAGGGGTTGCCGCGCGTCGCGAGGAGTTGACGGACCACTTCGGGGTCGAGCGCGGTGCCGCCGGCCGCCACCCGGTGGAGGGCGTCGAGGAAGTCGTCGACGCGGGCGACCCGGTCCTTGAGCAGGTAGCCGACGCCGGTGCCGTCGGCGATCAACTCTCGGGCGTAGGTGTCCTCGACGTACTGTGAGAGCACGAGCACCGGGAGGCCGGGGATGTGCTCCCGGGCGCGGAGTGCGGCTCTGATGCCTTCGTCGGTGAAGGCCGGGGGGAGGCGGACGTCGACCACGGCTACGTCCGGTGAGCGCGCCCGTCACGAAGGAGTCGGCGTCCTCGGTGATGGCGAGCACGTCGTTCCCCAGGGCCTTCAGCATCGTGGAAAGTCCCTGGGCGAGGAGTACGTTGTCCTCGGCGATCAGGATGCGCACGGGCACTCCACGGTGATGACGGTGGGGCCGCCGGGCGGGCTCTGCACCCGCAGCACGCCGTCGACGGCCTCGACGCGCCGGCGCATGCCCCGCAGCCCGGTGCCGTGGCCCTCGGCGGCCCCGCCGCGGCCGTCGTCGGTGATCTCCGCGCGCAGCGTGTCGCCGGCCCTGGCCAGGGTGACCGACGCGGAGCGTGCGTGGCTGTGCTTGGCCGCGTTGGTGAGCGCCTCGGTCACGGCGAAGTAGACGGCGACCTCGACCTGCGCCGGTACCTCGCCCAGTTCGCCGAGGTGGGCGGCGGCGGGTACCGGGCAGCGGGCGACGACCGCCGAGAGCGCACCGGCCAGGCCCCGGTCGGCGAGGACCGGAGGGTAGATGGAGCGCAGGAAGTCGCGCAGTTCGGCCATCGCTTCCTCGGCGCCCTCCCGCGCCCGGGTCAGCAGCGGTCCCACGGCCTCGGGGTCGGAGCCGAGGGTCCGTTCGGCGAGGCCGAGCTGCATGGCGAGGGAGACCAGGCGGGCCTGGGTTCCGTCGTGCAGGTCGCGTTCGATGCGGCGCAGCTCGTCGCCGTGCGCAGTGATCGCCCCGGTGCGCGTACGGTTCAGGGCCGCCACACGTTCGGCGAGGACCGCGGCGGCCGAGGGGGCCAGCAGCCGCCGGCTCGATGCCGCTGCCAGCCTGGCGATCAGGGGCGGGCCGGTCAGGGCGAGCAGCACGCTCAGCACGAACTGGGGCACGCCGATGCGCAATGCGGATCCCCATCCGTCGATCGGGATGTTCATCATCACCTTGATCGGCTCGTCCGCAGGGAACACCCACCACAGTCCGACGAGGACGAGCACGGCCGCCGGGAACAGGAAGAGCACCGCGCCGATGAGCCCGAGCAGGGTTCCGGCGACCGCCATGCAGGGTGCCCAGCGCAGGTCGCGGCCGGTCGCCGGGTCCGACAGCACTGCCCTCAGAGTGCTTCGGGTGTGCGGTCCGGCCGGCGTGGTGGGGGTCGCCGCCCAGCGGCCCAGCCGACTGCGCTCGGCGTCGGCGAGCCGGCGCAGCAGCCGGAGTTCGAGCGGCAGGACGAGCAGGCCCACGCCGACGAGGCAGAGCACGGCCGAGTACACCAGTACGGGTATCAGCACGACCAGGGCCAGTCCGTGGGCGGCCGCGATCGCGCAGTACCCGGCGGCACGGGCCGAACGCGACACGTACGTACGGGTTGTCGATAGATCCATCACGGACCCAGTCTTCCTCTCCCGGCCTCCCGGCACAGTGGAGCTGGCTACACCATGAGCAGGGGAGCGCACACGATCGCCCCGGTCCTCCGGCGGTTCGTAGCGTCGCCGTCATGAAACGAGCGAACTCGCGAGAACGTCCGAGCCACGGGCTCATCTCTTTCCTGGTGATCAGCTTCGTCGGCGCGTGGCTGACCATGGTCCCCCTGTGGCTCGACGGCCTGCGCCGGACGAGCGCCGCGCAGGAGACGCCGCCGCTCGCGGCGTTGTGCATGATCCTGATGATGCTGGTGCCGGCCCTGACCGCCTTCGGCCTCACGGCGCACCGGCAGGGGGCGCGCGAGGCCGTGCGCGTCCTCGGCCTCCTGCGGTCCACACCATGGCGGCACGAACTGCGCTGCGTGGCAGGGGCGCTCACGGTCCCGCTCGGCCTCACCGCCGTCGGCCTGGCCGTCTCCACCCTCGCTGGCTGGTACGTCCCCGCGCACCTGCCCGGGCCCGGCACGGTCGCGCTGCTCGTGCTGAGCGCGCTGGTGTCCCTACCGCTGTACTTCGGGGAGGAACTCGGCTGGCAGGGCTACATGCTGCCCAGGCTGGTGCAGCGCGGCAGAATCCGCGGCCTGCTGCTCGGCGGGGCGATCTGGGGGGCGTGGCACGTCCCGATGACGGCGCTCGGCGGGAGCTATCCCGGCCATCCGGTGGTGCTGGGGATACCGGCCGCTGTGGTGACCGCGACGCTGCTCGGAACGGTGATCGCGGCCGTCCGGCTGGCGACCGGGTCGGTGTGGGCGGCCGTGGCGGCGCACGTGTCGCTCAACGAGTTCGCGCTGCCCCTGACCCGCCACGTCGCGGGCGCGCTCGTCGACCCGCTGCTCGCGGGGCCGCTGAGCATCGCGACCTGGCCGGCGAGCACCCTCGCGGTGGTGGGCGTCTGGCTGGCGTACCGACGCCACGGCGGACCCGGCACGGCGGCCGACGGCGTGGTGGCCGGCGCGTCCAGGCATACCTCGCCGTAGGCGCCGTGCGAGGGGTGCATCCAGGTCCACCCCAGCCCGGTTGCCAGGTGCAGTGGCCTGCCGGGCGCCGCGCGGCATCGTGGTCCGCGTAGGGATTCGACGGATTCATCGGGCGAACGGGGAAGGTGCTCATGGGGCGCGTGGACGGGGACTTCACGGGGCGGACGGAGCGTCGGGGTGGAGTGTGGGGCACCGTGGGCGTGTTCACGGTCGTCGCCTCCCTGGCGGCCGGGACGCTGGGGGCGGTACAGCCGGCGACCGGGATACCGCAGGAGGTCGTGCAACTGACCCAGTTCGGGCCGGCCCTCGCGGTGGGCGCGGTCGCGCTGTACCGGCGCCGGCGGACGCGCGAGCTGCTGCGGGGCGCCGGGGCGGGGGCTGGTCCGCACCCCCTCGGCGGTGCGGTGCTGCTCGGTGCGGCCGGGCTGATCGTCGTGCTCTGCGTGCTCGGGTACTACGCGG is part of the Streptomyces katrae genome and harbors:
- a CDS encoding oxygenase MpaB family protein, with the protein product MRRQERSGAATASRSPGSTPPNTTGAACVFSVQVLEAMRNLGLDVSKDDAHGFMCAWHHVNHYLGTPEKWLLPKDADEIDRLWKQERDREWKKTDDGVFMTTQAVKCYKSSRPSPAGMRTPSGRSIGRLRVPARAPITCQGPEGRAACGTVPAPTTARCVRAATLARPV
- a CDS encoding CPBP family intramembrane glutamic endopeptidase, which encodes MISFVGAWLTMVPLWLDGLRRTSAAQETPPLAALCMILMMLVPALTAFGLTAHRQGAREAVRVLGLLRSTPWRHELRCVAGALTVPLGLTAVGLAVSTLAGWYVPAHLPGPGTVALLVLSALVSLPLYFGEELGWQGYMLPRLVQRGRIRGLLLGGAIWGAWHVPMTALGGSYPGHPVVLGIPAAVVTATLLGTVIAAVRLATGSVWAAVAAHVSLNEFALPLTRHVAGALVDPLLAGPLSIATWPASTLAVVGVWLAYRRHGGPGTAADGVVAGASRHTSP
- a CDS encoding sensor histidine kinase; amino-acid sequence: MDLSTTRTYVSRSARAAGYCAIAAAHGLALVVLIPVLVYSAVLCLVGVGLLVLPLELRLLRRLADAERSRLGRWAATPTTPAGPHTRSTLRAVLSDPATGRDLRWAPCMAVAGTLLGLIGAVLFLFPAAVLVLVGLWWVFPADEPIKVMMNIPIDGWGSALRIGVPQFVLSVLLALTGPPLIARLAAASSRRLLAPSAAAVLAERVAALNRTRTGAITAHGDELRRIERDLHDGTQARLVSLAMQLGLAERTLGSDPEAVGPLLTRAREGAEEAMAELRDFLRSIYPPVLADRGLAGALSAVVARCPVPAAAHLGELGEVPAQVEVAVYFAVTEALTNAAKHSHARSASVTLARAGDTLRAEITDDGRGGAAEGHGTGLRGMRRRVEAVDGVLRVQSPPGGPTVITVECPCAS